From one Catharus ustulatus isolate bCatUst1 chromosome 1, bCatUst1.pri.v2, whole genome shotgun sequence genomic stretch:
- the LOC116996354 gene encoding feather keratin B-4-like, with the protein MACYNSCSPCGPTPLANSCNEPCALQCQDSRVIINPSPVLVTLPGPIMTSFPQNTAVGSTSSAAVGTELSVQGQPISGGFGGFGGFGYGRGFGYGLGCGYGLGGLGCYGRRGGYIC; encoded by the coding sequence ATGGCCTGCTACAACAGTTGCAGTCCCTGCGGacccaccccgctggccaacagctgcaacgagccctgtgccctgcaatgccaggaCTCTCGTGTCATCATCaacccttcccctgtgctggtcaccctgccaggacccatcatgacctccttcccccagaacaccgcTGTCGGATCCACCTCCTCGGCTGCCGTGGGCACTGAGCtcagtgtgcagggacagcccatctCTGGTGGATTTGGTGGCTTTGGTGGCTTTGGCTATGGTCGTGGATTTGGCTACGGGCTGGGCTGTGGTTATGGGCTGGGAGGCCTGGGCTGCTATGGCAGAAGGGGTGGCTACATCTGCTAA
- the LOC116996325 gene encoding feather beta keratin-like yields MACYDSCRPCGPTPLANSCNEPCALQCQDSRVIINPSPVLVTLPGPIMTSFPQNTAVGSTSSAAVGTELSVQGQPISGGFGGFGGFGYGRGFVYGLGCGYGLGGLDCYGRRGRYIC; encoded by the coding sequence ATGGCCTGCTACGACAGCTGCCGACCCTGCGGacccaccccgctggccaacagctgcaacgagccctgtgccctgcaatgccaggaCTCTCGTGTCATCATCaacccttcccctgtgctggtcaccctgccaggacccatcatgacctccttcccccagaacaccgcCGTGGGATCCACCTCCTCGGCTGCCGTGGGCACTGAGCtcagtgtgcagggacagcccatctCTGGTGGATTTGGTGGCTTTGGTGGCTTTGGCTATGGCCGTGGATTTGTCTACGGGCTGGGCTGTGGTTATGGGCTGGGAGGCCTGGACTGCTATGGCAGAAGGGGTCGCTACATCTGCTAA